The genome window CCGATTATCAGGGACGGCATGATGCCGGGCCCCGGTACAACGGCGATGATCGGTACCTGTCCCTTGTAAAGGTCTGCCAATTGTCGCGTAGCTTCCAGGACAACGGACAGCTGCCCGGCCACAAGAGGGTTGGGCAGCGGCAAGGCAAGCGCCTCGACAGGACCGCGCGCTCCAGGACGTTTCATGTTGGGAACCTGGTCGTCGCTCCAGGCGGTCACTCCGCCAAAGGCTTCCGAGATTGCAGTGAAAATGAACGGGGTCATGACCAGATCAAAACCGAATGTTTCCTGCAACGCCCTTTGTCCTGCAACGTACGCAGACGCGTCGCTGAAAATGGCCCGCAGGCCGGTGTTCGTCAATCTACCGCCGTACGCCCCCAGAACGGCAAAAACCGGAGGACGGTCCACCGGTTGCCCTACCAGGGTATTCATCACGCGCTGATATGGATTCATCTCAACACCTCGGCCTGCAGCCGCATGAACAGCTCATCGGCCCCGACTGCATTGTGCGCCGTACCGTCGCCGCCCACTTCTGCCACCAGATCCGGTCGCCAGTTGAACACGGCACCACCCACCGCCAGCTTGATCCGGTAGGCCAGTCCGCGCTTATCGATCAACTGACGCAATTTGCGTATGTTCAATGCCGTAGTCTGCATCATGGCTGAAGCGCCTATGACGCAGGCATCGACCTCCAGCGCCTTTTCCAGGAGTTCCTCCGCGGGCACGTCATTCCCCAGATCATGAACATCCCAGCCGGCGGCACTCAGAAACAACCCGACAGCCTTCCGACCAAGGCTGTGGAAATCATCCTCTATATTGCCGATCACGAGTGCCCCCTTTGAATGGGGATGAGCGGTCATATTCGGGATACAGCGGAGAAGAGTGTCTTCAGCAATTTTTGACGCGACAAAGTTCTGTGCCAGCGACATGGTCTCTTCTTCCCATAATCGCCCAAGTTGAACAATCGCCGGGTCGAGGATTTCCGCAATCACCTGACGAGCCTCAATGCCTGTAGCCAGAGTCCGTTCTATAATCTCCGCCGCACCGGAGCGATCAGCATTGATCATGGTGACCAGAAGCTTGTCGCTCCAGTCTTGTGAATTCATCATGACGCCTCCATGCAGCAGTGAAGCCTCAGAACAGATGATACGGATTCCTCGCGCCGGACATCGAAGGTTGCATATCGTCCAGAGGGAGGAGCATCGAGTCGATTACCACGGATATTGCCATCTTTTTCTCGTGATGTTGTTTTATGTATCGTGATATTTACACAAATGTATATAAGGGATTTCCTGTTCAGGAGGGAGATTTCCCCGAGAAATGAACCTATTGGGCATTCCGCATACAGCGGTTCATGGTTTTGAAAGCACCGGCGTTATCGGCAAGCCTACCGGCGGTCTATTCATTTATCGGATATGCGAAAGTATGGTGGTTTGGTAGGTCTGCTCGCCGGACGCAAGATAGAGGACACCTTCGGTGATGGTAATCGACCAGATAATGGAGCGATGTAACTGTGCCGCGAGGTTGGAGATGAATGCCTGATCAAGGCAGACGCTGGTCAGGTTGGCAAGTTTCTCCAGTTTGGGGAGGTGTTGTTGATTCCAGTTGTGCAGAGATCTGCCGCACGCCAGAAGAACGACCCGGTCGGTGTGGCGGCTCGCCTTGATGATCCGGTCAGAGTCGGGGAGTCCGACTTCTCCCCAGAGTTGCACTCTATCGTCGGAACCCTTGACCCAGAAGTCAGGCTCGTCGGTTGCGCTCAGCCCCTTCGTGAAGGTCAGTCCCGGCTGGTAAAAGATGGCCAGAGCCAGCAGTCTGGCTACCAGTCGCTCTTCGGTTTCCGACGGATGTTGGGCAACGGTCGTCAGCACTGATTCGTAGATGCCGCGGTCAATATCCGAAAGATGGAGTGTTACCCGATAGATAGTTGATGGTAGAGCCATGGCTGGAGGTCAATTTTCTTCTTGCGACAATTTTCGGCCAGTACAAAAAAAGCACTTAGAACTTAATCTAAGTGCTTATTATTATGGAGGCGGCGAGCGGATTTGAACCGCTGAATAAAGGTTTTGCAGACCTCTGCCTTACCACTTG of Geobacter sp. contains these proteins:
- a CDS encoding corrinoid-binding protein yields the protein MMNSQDWSDKLLVTMINADRSGAAEIIERTLATGIEARQVIAEILDPAIVQLGRLWEEETMSLAQNFVASKIAEDTLLRCIPNMTAHPHSKGALVIGNIEDDFHSLGRKAVGLFLSAAGWDVHDLGNDVPAEELLEKALEVDACVIGASAMMQTTALNIRKLRQLIDKRGLAYRIKLAVGGAVFNWRPDLVAEVGGDGTAHNAVGADELFMRLQAEVLR